Proteins co-encoded in one Papaver somniferum cultivar HN1 chromosome 5, ASM357369v1, whole genome shotgun sequence genomic window:
- the LOC113278223 gene encoding protein LURP-one-related 15-like, producing the protein MKWSPHQRWKVYNGDSSDSKDLLFTVKKSHYLQFKIELDVFLSSNKDEDICDFKVKQNLSEKSCVIYQGNSDNIIAEMHKNKDVRDKVHGKDAFLVTVNQNVDCAFVIAISAVLNEVNKPSSMSRGAAGG; encoded by the exons ATG AAATGGTCTCCACATCAGAGATGGAAAGTATACAATGGAGATAGCTCAGACTCGAAAGATTTGTTGTTTACCGTAAAGAAATCTCACTATCTACAATTCAAGATTGAATTGGATGTGTTTTTATCATCTAACAAAGACGAAGATATATGTGACTTTAAGGTTAAACAAAACCTTAGTGAGAAATCTTGTGTTATTTATCAAGGGAATTCAGATAACATCATTGCTGAG ATGCACAAAAACAAGGATGTCCGAGATAAAGTTCACGGGAAGGACGCATTCTTAGTCACTGTCAACCAGAATGTTGATTGTGCATTTGTTATCGCTATAAGTGCGGTTCTTAATGAGGTTAATAAGCCCAGTAGCATGAGCAGGGGCGCGGCCGGTGGCTGA